One Chloroflexota bacterium DNA window includes the following coding sequences:
- a CDS encoding sigma-70 family RNA polymerase sigma factor, with translation MDTELVIRAQHGDEEAFTSLAVAVGDRLHAVAHRILRDIDLAEDATQQALLNVWRDLPQLRDPARFDAWSYRLLVRACYAEARRTRRSASNLRLLPADEPTTADGTSLVIDRDQLERGFRRLSIDHRAVVVLHHYLDLPLSEVAEALGVPEGTVRSRLHYAMRGLRAALDADARPTRREGSQ, from the coding sequence ATGGACACCGAGCTCGTGATCAGAGCGCAGCACGGCGACGAAGAGGCTTTCACAAGCCTCGCCGTGGCCGTGGGCGATCGGCTCCATGCGGTGGCGCACAGGATCCTGCGCGACATTGACCTCGCCGAAGACGCGACGCAGCAGGCGCTGCTGAACGTCTGGCGAGACCTCCCGCAGCTGCGCGACCCGGCGCGCTTTGACGCCTGGTCGTACCGGCTCCTCGTGCGCGCCTGCTACGCCGAGGCCCGCCGGACTCGTCGCTCGGCATCCAACCTTCGACTCCTGCCGGCTGATGAGCCGACAACGGCGGATGGCACGAGCCTGGTCATTGATCGCGACCAGCTCGAGCGCGGCTTCCGGCGGCTCTCCATCGATCATCGTGCGGTGGTGGTGTTGCACCACTACCTCGACCTGCCGCTCTCGGAGGTCGCCGAAGCACTCGGCGTGCCCGAGGGAACGGTCCGTTCAAGACTTCATTACGCGATGCGCGGCCTGCGCGCGGCGCTCGATGCCGACGCACGCCCGACCCGACGGGAAGGCTCGCAATGA